The Pseudarthrobacter sp. NS4 genome includes a window with the following:
- a CDS encoding AMIN-like domain-containing (lipo)protein, which produces MKKLTIWLTAILMAVGLGIVVPGPASATTSYCGLVWGSLTKTSDTTSTASITNVRTGQHYCFDRMVVDLNGPAAGYTVRYVPQVVQDGSGFTVPVRGNARLQVTVKAPSYDGNGNATYNPANKAELSNVSGYQTFRQVVYAGSFEGQTNFGVGVRARLPFRVFTLDGPGSGSRLVLDVAHFW; this is translated from the coding sequence ATGAAAAAACTCACTATCTGGCTCACGGCTATCCTCATGGCCGTCGGGCTGGGAATCGTGGTTCCGGGGCCCGCCTCGGCAACCACATCGTATTGCGGGCTGGTCTGGGGTTCCTTGACCAAGACCAGTGACACAACGAGCACCGCGTCCATCACCAACGTCCGCACCGGGCAGCACTACTGCTTCGACCGGATGGTGGTGGACCTCAACGGCCCGGCAGCGGGGTACACCGTGCGATACGTACCCCAGGTAGTCCAGGACGGGTCCGGATTCACGGTCCCTGTCCGGGGAAACGCCCGGCTGCAGGTCACCGTCAAGGCACCCTCCTATGACGGCAACGGCAACGCCACGTACAACCCTGCCAACAAGGCGGAACTCTCCAACGTTTCCGGCTACCAGACCTTCCGCCAGGTGGTCTACGCCGGAAGCTTTGAGGGGCAGACCAACTTCGGTGTGGGTGTCCGTGCCCGCCTTCCGTTCCGGGTGTTCACCCTGGACGGACCGGGTTCCGGCTCCCGCCTGGTGCTTGATGTAGCGCACTTCTGGTGA
- a CDS encoding elongation factor G-like protein EF-G2, whose translation MSVKGTKDTARTSGGRNGPEARRGDGSAGIAAEDPAGIRNIALVGHSGAGKTLLIEALLSANGMITRKGSIADGTTVSDSDPAAVHQQRSVTLSLVPLLIDDIKVNLLDTPGYPDFIGEMRAGLRAADAALFVVSAVDGIDATTTALWGECGHAGLPRAVVITRMDHPRANYDVVLAECRKAFGDSVLPLYLPVRSGGDVSALLGLLSRTVSDYASGEMPATRVADAGELAAAEAARGELIEGIIAESEDETLMDRYLEGEDIDTGVLIDDLETAVARGSFFPVLATSAVTGLGTAELLEVLVRAFPPPTERSLPGVTDLAGQPGGSLACDPSGPLAAEVVRTSIDPFLGRICLVRVFSGTLREDSAVHVGGHGLADRGHQDHDTDERVTHLYSPLGASLRPVPFCLAGDMCTVAKLGSAETGDTISARDKPLMLATWEMPEPLLPVAVEPDSRSDEDALARSLGKIAAGDPTLRVERNAETHQLVLWCMGEAHAEVVLDRLREQGVKLHTVGVVTPLRETFAAPSAGHGRHVKQSGGHGQYAVCDIEVEPLDRGGGFEFVDKTVGGVIPGTFIPSVEKGVRAQMEKGVSAGFPVVDVRVTLTGGKAHSVDSSDAAFQAAGALALREAAAAGKIQLLEPVSAVSITVVDEHVGSVMSDLSARRGRLTGTTSTGDGLTDISAEVPDQELLRYAVELRALTAGTGRFTRRYLRHDPVPASFSPS comes from the coding sequence ATGTCAGTGAAAGGCACAAAGGACACAGCGAGGACATCCGGCGGCCGGAACGGACCTGAAGCACGCCGCGGCGATGGTTCTGCCGGGATCGCGGCAGAGGATCCGGCAGGGATACGCAACATAGCGCTTGTGGGGCATTCGGGCGCAGGAAAAACGCTGCTGATCGAAGCCCTGCTGTCCGCCAATGGCATGATCACCCGCAAGGGATCCATCGCGGACGGGACAACCGTCAGCGATTCCGATCCTGCCGCAGTCCACCAGCAGCGGTCCGTAACGCTCTCGCTGGTGCCGCTGCTCATCGACGACATTAAAGTCAATCTCCTGGACACCCCCGGCTACCCCGACTTCATCGGTGAAATGCGTGCGGGGCTGCGGGCAGCGGACGCCGCCCTTTTTGTTGTCTCGGCCGTCGATGGGATCGACGCCACCACCACGGCACTGTGGGGCGAGTGCGGGCACGCGGGGCTGCCACGCGCCGTCGTGATCACGCGGATGGACCATCCGCGCGCAAATTACGACGTCGTCCTCGCCGAGTGCCGGAAAGCGTTCGGCGACAGCGTCCTGCCGCTCTACCTCCCGGTCCGCTCGGGCGGGGATGTCAGCGCCCTCCTCGGGCTGCTGTCCCGGACTGTCTCCGACTATGCCTCCGGGGAAATGCCCGCCACGCGCGTGGCAGACGCCGGGGAGCTGGCGGCCGCCGAGGCTGCCCGGGGTGAGCTGATCGAGGGGATCATCGCGGAGAGCGAGGACGAAACCCTGATGGACCGGTATCTGGAAGGCGAGGACATTGATACCGGCGTCCTCATTGACGATCTGGAAACCGCCGTTGCGCGTGGTTCCTTCTTCCCGGTCCTTGCGACGTCCGCAGTGACCGGACTTGGCACGGCTGAGTTGCTGGAAGTACTGGTCCGGGCCTTCCCCCCACCAACCGAGCGGAGCCTGCCCGGCGTGACCGACCTGGCCGGCCAGCCCGGGGGGTCATTGGCCTGTGACCCCTCGGGACCATTGGCAGCCGAAGTTGTCCGGACCTCCATCGACCCGTTCCTGGGCCGGATCTGCCTGGTCCGGGTGTTCTCCGGAACCCTCCGCGAGGACTCAGCAGTGCACGTTGGCGGCCACGGGTTGGCGGACCGCGGCCACCAGGACCACGACACGGACGAACGCGTTACCCACCTCTACTCTCCGCTCGGTGCCAGCCTGCGGCCAGTGCCCTTTTGCCTGGCAGGGGACATGTGTACCGTGGCCAAACTCGGCAGTGCTGAAACGGGAGATACCATTTCGGCGCGGGACAAGCCGCTGATGCTCGCCACCTGGGAGATGCCTGAACCGCTGCTGCCGGTAGCGGTGGAACCTGACTCCCGCAGCGATGAGGACGCCCTCGCGCGGAGCCTTGGAAAAATTGCAGCCGGTGATCCCACGCTCCGGGTGGAGAGGAACGCCGAAACACATCAGCTGGTCCTGTGGTGCATGGGCGAGGCACACGCTGAAGTGGTGCTGGACAGGCTTCGGGAGCAGGGCGTGAAACTGCATACCGTAGGCGTGGTGACGCCGCTGCGGGAAACCTTTGCTGCCCCGTCGGCGGGACACGGACGCCATGTAAAGCAGTCCGGCGGCCATGGACAATACGCAGTCTGCGATATCGAAGTGGAGCCGCTGGACCGCGGTGGGGGATTCGAATTCGTGGACAAGACGGTGGGTGGCGTCATTCCCGGGACTTTCATTCCATCGGTCGAAAAGGGCGTCCGGGCGCAGATGGAGAAGGGGGTCTCCGCAGGGTTTCCGGTGGTGGACGTCCGCGTAACCCTGACGGGCGGCAAAGCCCACAGCGTTGACTCTTCGGACGCCGCGTTCCAGGCGGCCGGGGCATTGGCTCTGCGCGAGGCGGCCGCCGCGGGGAAAATCCAGCTCCTGGAACCCGTGTCGGCCGTGAGCATCACCGTAGTGGACGAGCACGTAGGTTCTGTCATGAGCGACCTGTCCGCACGCCGGGGAAGGCTCACCGGCACCACCTCGACCGGGGACGGGCTGACGGACATCAGCGCAGAGGTGCCGGACCAGGAACTGCTGCGCTACGCCGTCGAACTGCGGGCATTGACCGCCGGAACAGGAAGGTTCACCCGCCGATACCTGCGCCACGACCCGGTACCCGCCAGCTTCAGCCCATCCTGA
- a CDS encoding DUF4193 domain-containing protein, whose translation MATDYDAPRKQEEETPADSLEALQASRGGNAQTAVIDLDENDTAEGIDLPGADLSNEELTVIVVPEQSDEFTCSSCFLVRHRSQVARAKNGAKYCRDCEG comes from the coding sequence ATGGCTACCGATTACGATGCTCCACGCAAGCAGGAAGAAGAGACTCCGGCTGACTCGCTCGAGGCCCTTCAGGCGTCACGTGGCGGCAACGCCCAGACAGCGGTCATCGACCTTGACGAGAATGACACCGCTGAAGGCATCGACCTGCCGGGCGCTGACCTTTCGAACGAAGAACTGACCGTCATTGTTGTTCCTGAGCAGTCTGATGAATTCACTTGCTCGTCGTGCTTCCTGGTCCGTCACCGGTCCCAGGTTGCCCGTGCAAAGAACGGCGCGAAGTACTGCCGTGACTGCGAAGGCTAA
- a CDS encoding MFS transporter, with translation MNAAARKIQRVYLTLTLGNTLATSFIWGINTLFLLDAGLSNLEAFAANAFFTAGMVLFEVPTGVVADGWGRRVSFLLGTVTLALSTFLYYLLWQQSAPFWWWAGVSVLLGLGFTFFSGAVEAWLVDALRFSGYEGGLESVLGRGQMVSGIAMLAGSVAGGALAQATNLGVPFLVRVGVLVAMFVVAFLLMRDVGFTPERSPHPLRATRAVLKASVDGGFRHPPVRFIMLAAPFTEGVGFYVFYALQPYLLQLFGDPRAYAVAGLAAAIVAGADILGGWMAPRIRKLVRKRTTVLIASNLLSSLILVMLLFTSAFWLALVLLALWAVVGAAGTPVRQAYLNDMIASKQRATVLSFDSLMGSSGGVVVQPLLGRTADLYGYPASLAVSGAVQLLAAPFILMSRRQRSQADTASDVAATP, from the coding sequence ATGAACGCGGCCGCCAGGAAAATCCAGCGCGTCTACCTGACGTTGACACTGGGCAACACCCTGGCGACCTCGTTCATCTGGGGGATCAACACCCTTTTCCTGCTGGACGCCGGCCTTAGCAACCTGGAGGCTTTTGCCGCCAATGCCTTCTTCACAGCGGGCATGGTGCTCTTCGAAGTGCCAACGGGCGTGGTGGCGGACGGCTGGGGACGCCGCGTTTCGTTCCTGCTGGGCACCGTCACCCTGGCCCTGTCCACTTTCCTGTATTACCTGCTCTGGCAGCAGTCGGCACCGTTCTGGTGGTGGGCAGGCGTGTCCGTACTGCTCGGGCTGGGATTCACCTTCTTTTCGGGGGCGGTGGAAGCCTGGCTGGTGGATGCCCTGCGGTTTTCCGGATATGAAGGCGGGCTGGAGTCGGTGCTCGGGCGGGGACAAATGGTCTCCGGCATTGCGATGCTCGCCGGCTCCGTGGCCGGTGGGGCGCTCGCCCAGGCCACCAACCTGGGGGTGCCTTTCCTGGTGCGCGTGGGAGTCCTGGTGGCCATGTTCGTAGTGGCGTTCCTGCTCATGCGCGACGTGGGCTTCACCCCGGAACGGTCTCCCCACCCCCTCCGGGCCACGCGGGCCGTGCTCAAAGCTTCGGTGGACGGCGGCTTCAGGCATCCGCCCGTGCGGTTCATCATGCTGGCGGCGCCGTTCACCGAGGGAGTGGGCTTCTACGTCTTTTACGCACTTCAGCCGTACCTGCTGCAGCTCTTCGGGGATCCCCGGGCATACGCCGTTGCGGGACTGGCGGCAGCCATCGTGGCGGGAGCGGACATCCTGGGCGGATGGATGGCTCCCCGCATCCGGAAACTGGTCCGGAAACGCACCACGGTCCTGATTGCCAGCAACCTGCTCAGCTCACTGATCCTGGTAATGCTGCTGTTCACCAGCGCGTTCTGGCTTGCCCTGGTCCTCCTGGCCCTGTGGGCAGTGGTGGGTGCAGCCGGCACTCCTGTCCGCCAGGCCTACCTGAACGACATGATCGCCTCCAAACAGCGGGCAACGGTCCTCAGCTTCGATTCCCTGATGGGATCAAGCGGCGGCGTAGTGGTACAGCCGTTGCTCGGCCGGACCGCAGACCTCTACGGCTACCCGGCATCACTGGCCGTGAGCGGCGCCGTGCAGCTGCTGGCCGCCCCTTTCATCCTGATGAGCCGCCGGCAGCGCTCGCAGGCAGACACAGCCTCGGACGTGGCTGCAACGCCGTAA